A single Nicotiana tabacum cultivar K326 chromosome 5, ASM71507v2, whole genome shotgun sequence DNA region contains:
- the LOC107785856 gene encoding BTB/POZ and TAZ domain-containing protein 3-like: MASPDVHTPWLSSAVESFGGSFKIRIEEEETVDSIEFFEDPSSLACNLPNIPNPPSAPGKICSKATNPRQLSNSDCVPKEAKDTWDKLFKEGYGADVHIITDDGSFIPAHYALLSVASPVLGNFLQQSKVKNGIRCIKIPGVPCDAVSAFIRFLYSACYDEGDMKKFVLHLLVVSHAYSVPSLKRVCINHLEQGGLNLENVIDVLQLARSCDAPRLTLFCIRMIVRNFKNISSTEGWKVMRQANPVLEQELLESVVEADSRKQDRLKKIEEKKVYLQLHEAMEALVHICRDGCRTIGPRDKVLKASQAACSFPACKGLETLVRHFSSCKIRVPGGCVHCKRMWQLLELHSRICDEPDYCKVPLCRHFKVKMLQQTKKDAAKWKVLVSKVNAVSLFSSRRADL, encoded by the exons ATGGCATCGCCAGACGTGCATACCCCTTGGCTATCATCAGCTGTTGAATCTTTCGGTGGATCCTTCAAGATACGCATAGAAGAAGAAGAGACAGTAGACAGCATAGAATTCTTTGAAGATCCAAGCTCTCTAGCTTGTAATCTACCTAATATTCCGAATCCCCCTTCGGCTCCCGGTAAAATTTGTTCAAAAGCCACTAATCCTCGACAACTTTCTAATTCTGATTGTGTCCCGAAAGAAGCAAAAGATACATGGGACAAGCTCTTCAAAGAAGGATATGGAGCAGACGTACATATTATTACAGACGATGGATCATTTATTCCGGCTCATTATGCCCTTCTG AGTGTTGCATCTCCAGTGTTGGGGAATTTCCTGCAGCAATCCAAAGTAAAGAATGGTATTAGATGCATAAAAATCCCTGGGGTACCTTGTGATGCGGTCTCTGCATTCATCCGTTTCCTCTACTCAGCCTG TTACGACGAAGGAGATATGAAGAAGTTTGTTCTGCATCTGTTGGTCGTATCACATGCCTACTCAGTACCATCACTTAAAAGAGTTTGCATAAACCATTTGGAACAAGGTGGGTTGAACTTGGAAAATGTGATAGATGTGCTTCAGTTAGCGAGAAGCTGTGATGCACCACGGCTTACCCTCTTTTGCATCCGTATGATTGTGAGGAACTTCAAGAACatatcatcaactgagggttGGAAAGTAATGAGACAAGCTAATCCTGTACTTGAACAGGAGCTTTTAGAATCCGTTGTTGAAGCAGATTCG AGAAAACAAGATAGACTGAAGAAAATCGAAGAGAAAAAGGTGTATTTACAACTGCATGAAGCTATGGAAGCTCTGGTTCACATTTGCAGAGACGGGTGCCGAACAATTGGGCCTCGTGACAAGGTGCTTAAAGCAAGCCAGGCGGCATGTAGTTTCCCAGCATGCAAGGGGCTGGAGACTCTGGTCCGTCATTTCTCAAGTTGCAAAATTAGAGTTCCTGGTGGATGTGTCCATTGCAAGCGAATGTGGCAGCTTCTTGAGCTTCATTCACGCATTTGTGATGAACCTGACTATTGCAAAGTTCCTCTTTGTAG